Genomic segment of Actinomycetota bacterium:
CACCGGGCTCCGTTGAGCACCCCGGCCGTACACTCCCGCGCGGATCGGGAGGAGCCCCACCGGTGACGTTCGAGGCCGGGTTCACGCTCGCCACGCTGATCGTGACGGTGGGCGTCCTGACCCGGGAGCTGGTGCCACCGGCCGTGGCTGTGCTCAGTGCGGTCGTGGTGCTCCTGTTGGTCGGGGTGGTGGACGCCGCCCAGGCCTTCGCCGGGTTCTCCAACCCCGCGACTTTGACCGTGGCCGCCCTGCTGGTCGTCTCCCGTGCGGCGCAGACGACCGGGACCGTGGAGCGGCTGCTCGGCCACGTGCTCGGAGGGGACCGTTCCGACCGCCGCGTGCTGAGACGGCTCGTCCCTGCGGTGGCTGCGTCATCCGCAGTCATCGCCAACACCCCGATCGTGGCGATGCTCGCGCCGACGCTACGAACCTGGGCGGAGCGTGTCCGCCGGCCTCCGTCGCGTTTCCTGATGCCGCTGTCGTTCGCGGCGATCCTCGGGGGGCTGATCACCACGATCGGCACATCGGTCACCTTGCTGGTGTCCGGCTTGAGCGACGAGGCCGGCGTTGGCGCGTTCGGCCTGTTCGAGATCACCCCGCTGGGCCTGCCGATCGCGGTGGTCGGGAGTGCGGTGCTGGCGTTGCTCGCGCCGCGTGTCCTGCCCGACCGTCGCAGCCCCCACGAGCAGCTGGCCGACCACGGACGTGACTACACCTTCGCGATGCAGGTCGAGCCCGGCGGGGTGTTGGACGGCCGGGACGTGCGCTCGGCAGGCTTGCGGAGCCTCGCTGGGGTCTACCTCGTGAGGATCGAGCGTGACGGCCACGAGATCGCGCCTGTGGCCCCTGACGCGCTGCTGTACGGCGGGGACGTGCTCACCTTCGTGGGCCAGGTCGACCACGTCCGTGACCTGCGCGCGCTGCCGGGTCTGAAGTCCGCCGAGGAGGGCCACGTGGACCTCCTCGACGAGCACGACCACCGGCTGTTCGAAGTGGTGGTCGGCGCCGCCTCGCGCGCTGCTGGCCGCACCCCCAAGGAGATCAGTTTCCGCGGGCGGTACGGCGCGGCCATCGTCGCCATCCACCGGGCGGGTGCACCGGTCCGGGGAAAGCTCGGCGAGGTCCGCATCCGACCCGGCGACGCGCTGCTGCTCCTGGCCGATCGCGACTTCGCCGACCGCTGGAGCGACCGGCGAGACTTCCTGCTGATCGTCCCCGTCGACGCGGAGCCGCCGAAAGTCGATCGGCGCGCGTGGTTCGTGCTGATCGTGCTCGCCGCCATGGTGGTCGTCGCAGCCAGCGGCGCGGTGCCTCTGTTGCACGCGGCGCTCGCCGCGGTCGTGGCGCTCCTGGTCACGCGGGTCTTGAGCGTCCCCGAGGCCCGCCAGGCTCTCGACCTGGATCTTCTCCTTCTGATCGCGGGCGCGATCGGCCTCGGCGGGGCGGTCCAGGCCTCAGGGCTGGCCGGTTGGGCCGCGGAGGCGGTGACGGGGGTGGCCACCGCGTCGGGGCCGGTCGCGGCGCTGGTCGCCGTGCTGATCGCGACGCTCATCTTGACCGAGCTGGTGACCAACGCGGCCGCCGCGGCGCTGATGGTCCCGGTTGCCTTGGGGGTGGCCGCCCGCATCGGTTCCGATCCGCAGGCGTTCGCCGTGGTGGTGGCCGTCGGTGCCTCGGCGTCGTTCCTGACCCCGATCGGGTACCAGACCAACACCATGGTGCATGGGCTCGGTGGGTACCGCTTCGGTGACTACTGGCGACTGGGGCTCCCGCTCACCGCCGTCGTGATCGTCACCACCGTGCTGATCACCCCCCTGGTCTGGGATCTTTGAGGCCGCAGCTCGGCGGCGCGCCCATCACCTGGTCGGCTCGTCGATGACCATCCTGGATGCTGCGTCACTGACGGCCAGAGCCGCGCGGGCCTGGGTGACGCGATCGACCTCGCGCATCAGGTGGTCGATGTCGAACGGCTTGGTGACGTAGGAGTCGGCGCCGGTGCGCCATCCGTCCCAGACGTGGTCGTCGGTGACGAGGGCGGACAGGAACACGATCGCGACGTGATCGTAGGCGGGATCGGACCGGATCGTGCGAGCGACGGTCGCTCCGTCCATCGCCGGCATCATGATGTCGAGGACGACCAGGTCGGGTTCCCTCGTGCGGACCAGGTCCAGTGCCGACTGGCCATCGCAGGCGACGTCGACGGCGTAGCCCTCCATCTCCAGGGTGAGGCGGACGAGGCTGCGGATACTCGGGTCATCGTCAACGACGATGGCGCGTCCCACTCGTGTGCTCCTGGTCGTGGCTGGCAGCGTCTGGTTCCGTTGCCGTGGCGACCCGTACCGCCAGGTTCGCCCGTCGGTTCGCCCGTTCTGTCACTAGTTACATCGGCGGATGCCGGCGGTGGCTGAAGGTTCGAGATGACCATCGCGTGTCCGGGCCACTTCCCTGGAACTGCACAGAGCTCGATCACGACCCGCCCGCAGCCGGGGCCTCCGGCGGCTCTCAGGCCGGCGCTCCGTAGTATCCCTCGTGCTCGAGCTGCAGCAGGATGGCGTTGGCCCCTTCCTCCGGTGACAGCTCGGTGGTGTCGATGACGACTTCGGCGTCGTCGGGTTCCTCGTAGGGGTCGTCGATCCCGGTGAAGCCGGTGATCAACCCGGCGCGGGCCTTGGCGTACAGGCCCTTGCGGTCACGGCTCTCGGCCACCTCGAGCGGGGTGGCGACGTGCACCAGCACGAACCCGCCCCCCGTGGATTCGACCATGGCGCGGACCTGCTTGCGGGTCGCATCGTAGGGAGCGATCGGAGCGCAGATCGCGATCCCGCCGTTCTTGGTGATCTCCGCGGCGACGAACCCGATCCTGCGGACGTTGATGTCGCGGTGCTCCTTGGAGAACCCCAGCTCCGACGACAGGTGGGTGCGGACGATGTCGCCGTCCAGGAGGGTGACGGGCCGCCCACCCAGCTCCAGCAGCTTGGTCAGGAGCACGTTGGCGATGGTGGACTTGCCCGCCCCCGACAGCCCGGTGAGGAACACGGTGAAGCCTTGTTCGTTCCGCGGCGGGTAGGTGCGGCGCAGTTCCGCGGCCACTTCCGGGAACGTGAACCACTCGGGCAGCTCGAGGCCCTTGTTCAGACGTTCCCGTAGCTGC
This window contains:
- a CDS encoding SLC13 family permease codes for the protein MTFEAGFTLATLIVTVGVLTRELVPPAVAVLSAVVVLLLVGVVDAAQAFAGFSNPATLTVAALLVVSRAAQTTGTVERLLGHVLGGDRSDRRVLRRLVPAVAASSAVIANTPIVAMLAPTLRTWAERVRRPPSRFLMPLSFAAILGGLITTIGTSVTLLVSGLSDEAGVGAFGLFEITPLGLPIAVVGSAVLALLAPRVLPDRRSPHEQLADHGRDYTFAMQVEPGGVLDGRDVRSAGLRSLAGVYLVRIERDGHEIAPVAPDALLYGGDVLTFVGQVDHVRDLRALPGLKSAEEGHVDLLDEHDHRLFEVVVGAASRAAGRTPKEISFRGRYGAAIVAIHRAGAPVRGKLGEVRIRPGDALLLLADRDFADRWSDRRDFLLIVPVDAEPPKVDRRAWFVLIVLAAMVVVAASGAVPLLHAALAAVVALLVTRVLSVPEARQALDLDLLLLIAGAIGLGGAVQASGLAGWAAEAVTGVATASGPVAALVAVLIATLILTELVTNAAAAALMVPVALGVAARIGSDPQAFAVVVAVGASASFLTPIGYQTNTMVHGLGGYRFGDYWRLGLPLTAVVIVTTVLITPLVWDL
- a CDS encoding response regulator, which translates into the protein MGRAIVVDDDPSIRSLVRLTLEMEGYAVDVACDGQSALDLVRTREPDLVVLDIMMPAMDGATVARTIRSDPAYDHVAIVFLSALVTDDHVWDGWRTGADSYVTKPFDIDHLMREVDRVTQARAALAVSDAASRMVIDEPTR